In the Tribolium castaneum strain GA2 chromosome 1, icTriCast1.1, whole genome shotgun sequence genome, one interval contains:
- the Su(z)12 gene encoding polycomb protein Suz12, which yields MPPKKRDKDLDSTKNPRIDHIQADHELFLQAFEKPTQIYRYLRTRNMCSPIFLNRTLTYMRYRMSRSHKSRINFKVDSLLDKVTSKQDHSTIQPGFINITFLGFTDKSLDTNAQTAQVETVLLKINHKKRKDSSAPSLQISLGTAEIPVNPDEQQLPQTAPTISVSTESFNPSNGPLAKSYIFLFRVKILPEKPPSEEEEPALKKRKSNGALDPINDKIYGAELTVYDKYNRCYLADGDYDVVLQDFTSLTKSSPKKHSSWENGNDIIDTCGNINVMMKGDALLKFKLNWSPEACARFVDRPKLYPLSENKENIPLVNNGDSKEKLQIVYQFVYNNNSRQQTEACEDLHCPWCSINSDQLYTLLKHLKLCHSRFTFTYVPISVGARIDVAINELYDGSYTGSPHDLILQPTMCAFSRNGPVRRASVTHILVCHPKRAKPSLSEFLELDDCEYDGQRPFITGHNRLYHHTTTCLPIYPKEMDVDSEGENDPEWLRNKTMMMIDEFTDVNEGEKELMKMWNLHVMKYGFVGDCQIPLACQMFVQHKGKELLLKNLYKNFVLHMGSLFDFGLVSAVCLYTTIQKLQEMVGETGAIRNVLKESREAQIDNWSRFGSVQMSDKPSTSKGRKTGNVGMQRRKGTPTPAETPIRRKSVGGEQTTRKRISLSLKDQKSNAS from the exons atgccTCCCAAGAAACGTGATAAAGACCTCGACTCCACAAAGAATCCAAGAATAGACCACATCCAAGCCGATCATGAGTTATTTCTGCAAGCGTTCGAAA AACCCACCCAGATTTATCGATACCTCCGAACAAGAAATATGTGTTCT CCAATTTTTCTGAATCGAACCCTGACTTACATGCGGTATCGGATGTCACGAAGCCATAAGTCGCGTATCAATTTCAAGGTAGACTCGCTGCTAGACAAAGTAACCTCAAAGCAAGACCATTCCACAATCCAGCCAGGTTTCATAAACATAACATTCTTAGGATTCACTGATAAGAGTCTCGACACTAATGCTCAAACTGCTCAGGTTGAAACcgttcttttaaaaataaaccacaaAAAACGTAAAGATAGCTCAGCCCCTAGCTTGCAAATCTCGCTAGGGACGGCCGAAATCCCCGTCAACCCCGACGAGCAACAACTGCCTCAAACAGCCCCCACCATTAGTGTTTCAACCGAATCCTTCAACCCCTCGAATGGCCCCCTGGCCAAGTCGTACATATTCCTCTTCCGCGTCAAAATCCTCCCCGAGAAGCCCCCTTCCGAGGAGGAAGAACCCGCCCTAAAGAAACGCAAATCAAACGGCGCACTTGACCCCATCAATGACAAAATCTACGGGGCTGAGCTCACCGTTTACGACAAATACAATCGGTGCTATTTAGCGGACGGTGACTACGACGTTGTCCTTCAAGACTTTACCTCACTTACGAAATCTTCCCCCAAAAAACACTCCAGCTGGGAGAACGGCAACGACATTATCGACACTTGCGGCAATATCAACGTAATGATGAAAGGGGACGCGTTGTTAAAGTTCAAACTGAACTGGTCCCCCGAGGCCTGCGCCCGCTTCGTGGACCGCCCCAAGCTGTACCCCCTGAGCGAAAACAAGGAAAACATCCCGCTGGTGAACAACGGCGACAGTAAGGAGAAGCTCCAAATCGTGTACCAGTTCGTGTACAACAACAACTCGCGTCAGCAGACCGAAGCATGCGAGGACTTGCACTGCCCTTGGTGCAGCATCAACTCGGACCAGCTGTACACGCTGCTGAAGCACCTGAAGCTGTGCCATTCCCGCTTCACTTTCACCTACGTGCCCATCTCAGTGGGGGCGCGCATTGACGTTGCAATTAACGAACTGTACGATGGTTCATACACGGGTTCGCCCCACGACCTTATTCTGCAGCCCACAATGTGCGCCTTTTCACGCAACGGCCCCGTCAGAAGGGCCTCAGTGACCCACATCCTGGTGTGCCACCCTAAGAGAGCCAAACCGAGTCTCTCTGAGTTCCTGGAGCTCGATGACTGCGAGTACGACGGCCAGCGGCCGTTCATCACGGGGCACAACCGCCTCTACCACCACACCACCACCTGCCTGCCCATCTACCCCAAGGAGATGGACGTGGACTCGGAGGGGGAGAACGACCCCGAGTGGCTTCGCAACAAGACGATGATGATGATCGACGAGTTCACCGACGTCAACGAGGGCGAGAAGGAGCTGATGAAGATGTGGAACCTGCACGTGATGAAGTACGGGTTCGTCGGCGACTGCCAGATACCACTAGCATGCCAAATGTTCGTCCAGCACAAGGGGAAGGAGCTGCTGTTGAAGAATCTCTACAAGAATTTTGTCCTCCACATGGGGAGTTTGTTCGATTTTGGGCTCGTGAGCGCCGTGTGTTTGTACACCACCATCCAGAAGCTGCAGGAGATGGTGGGCGAGACGGGGGCTATTCGTAACGTGCTGAAGGAGTCCAGGGAGGCGCAGATTGATAACTGGTCCCGGTTTGGGAGCGTGCAGATGAGCGACAAGCCGAGCACCAGCAAGGGAAGGAAGACTGGGAACGTGGGGATGCAGCGGAGGAAAGGGACACCAACGCCAGCCGAGACCCCGATTAGGAGGAAGTCGGTTGGGGGGGAGCAGACCACCAGGAAACGTATCTCCCTGTCGTTGAAAGACCAAAAAAGCAACGCCAGCTAG
- the LOC664034 gene encoding ubiquitin domain-containing protein UBFD1 isoform X2 — MECVASENDSKISNLSEENITKDESDKLNEPSECKIPKTEDSETKECQSNEEAGEVIEVKIVYNKKKYDVSAPSNTTVADFKKILQGLLGIPDSMQKLMYKGLLQDNQTLSTAGITNGSKIMLVGSTLNDVLAVSSVSKQDVVEMEKAATVKEPLCKQKIHRKVLDKGVPEDAMPGIKNIKEGLPPLPLSGMLNKHGGKVRLTFKLESDQLWLSTKERTEKLPMGSIKSIVSESIEGHEEYHILGLQLGPTEASRYWIYWVPAQYVDAIKDAVLGKWQYF; from the exons ATGGAGTGTGTAG CCAGCGAGAATGATAGCAAAATTTCAAACCTTTCCGAGGAAAACATAACCAAAGACGAAAGTGATAAGTTAAACGAGCCTTCAGAATGTAAAATTCCCAAAACCGAAGACAGTGAAACGAAGGAATGCCAATCAAACGAGGAAGCCGGCGAAGTCATAGAAGTTAAAATAGTTTATAACAAAAAGAAATACGATGTCAGCGCGCCCTCGAACACCACCGTTGCtgacttcaaaaaaatattacagggTCTTTTAG GAATTCCCGACTCCATGCAGAAATTAATGTATAAGGGATTATTGCAAGATAATCAAACTTTAAGCACTGCTGGAATCACAAACGGTTCTAAAATTATGTTAGTCGGTTCTACTTTGAACGACGTTTTGGCTGTGTCTTCAGTTAGTAAACAG GACGTTGTAGAAATGGAGAAAGCAGCCACGGTGAAGGAACCactttgtaaacaaaaaatccaCCGGAAAGTCCTAGACAAAGGTGTACCTGAAGATGCCATGCCCggaattaaaaacataaaa GAAGGTTTGCCCCCTTTGCCCCTGTCAGGAATGCTCAATAAGCACGGAGGCAAGGTTAGACTGACATTTAAACTAGAAAGTGACCAATTGTGGCTCAGTACCAAGGAACGTACTGAAAAACTGCCCATGGGATCAATTAAAAGCATAGTTTCCGAGTCAATTGAAGGGCATGAGGAGTACCACATATTG gGCTTGCAGTTAGGGCCTACAGAAGCGTCCAGATACTGGATATATTGGGTGCCTGCACAGTACGTGGACGCGATTAAAGACGCAGTTTTGGGCAAGTGGCAGTACTTCTGA
- the EMC8-9 gene encoding ER membrane protein complex subunit 8/9 homolog, with product MSDITFSAKAYCKIILHAAKYPHCSVNGVLLSKSSAAKSKEIEFVDAVPLFHVALHLTPMAEVALMQIDELAAQKGLVISGYYTALENLRECSFEKASHRISEKLPSNFPSPCLVVVDNCKLGINLDNIALKVAQFIDGSYKPLDTNRICLKPDTTLDICSSLLERNDCDLIDFDNHLDDISLDWMNPQLNAEIEDLVGRFN from the exons ATGTCTGATATAACATTTTCGGCTAAAGCGTATTGCAAAATAATATTACACGCAGCGAAGTACCCCCATTGTTCCGTAAATGGAGTTTTGTTATCGAAATCATCGGCTGCCAAAAGTAAGGAAATTGAGTTCGTGGATGCGGTCCCCCTTTTCCACGTTGCACTTCATTTAACGCCCATGGCAGAGGTTGCCTTGATGCAG ATTGACGAACTTGCTGCACAAAAAGGGTTAGTTATCTCGGGTTATTACACTGCTCTCGAGAACTTACGGGAGTGTTCCTTTGAAAAGGCCAGTCATCGAATATCAGAGAAACTGCCTTCAAATTTCCCATCTCCTTGCCTCGTTGTg GTGGATAACTGCAAACTGGGCATTAACTTGGATAATATCGCTTTAAAAGTGGCGCAGTTCATTGATGGCAGTTACAAGCCGTTGGATACCAACCGTATTTGTTTAAAACCAGACACAACATTGGACATCTGTTCCAGTCTTTTAGAAAGGAATGATTGTGACCTAATTGATTTTGATAACCATTTAGACGATATTAGTTTAGACTGGATGAACCCTCAGCTGAACGCGGAAATAGAAGATTTGGTGGGAAGGTTTAATTAA
- the LOC664034 gene encoding ubiquitin domain-containing protein UBFD1 isoform X1 — MKRGFSSENDSKISNLSEENITKDESDKLNEPSECKIPKTEDSETKECQSNEEAGEVIEVKIVYNKKKYDVSAPSNTTVADFKKILQGLLGIPDSMQKLMYKGLLQDNQTLSTAGITNGSKIMLVGSTLNDVLAVSSVSKQDVVEMEKAATVKEPLCKQKIHRKVLDKGVPEDAMPGIKNIKEGLPPLPLSGMLNKHGGKVRLTFKLESDQLWLSTKERTEKLPMGSIKSIVSESIEGHEEYHILGLQLGPTEASRYWIYWVPAQYVDAIKDAVLGKWQYF; from the exons ATGAAGCGTGGCTTTT CCAGCGAGAATGATAGCAAAATTTCAAACCTTTCCGAGGAAAACATAACCAAAGACGAAAGTGATAAGTTAAACGAGCCTTCAGAATGTAAAATTCCCAAAACCGAAGACAGTGAAACGAAGGAATGCCAATCAAACGAGGAAGCCGGCGAAGTCATAGAAGTTAAAATAGTTTATAACAAAAAGAAATACGATGTCAGCGCGCCCTCGAACACCACCGTTGCtgacttcaaaaaaatattacagggTCTTTTAG GAATTCCCGACTCCATGCAGAAATTAATGTATAAGGGATTATTGCAAGATAATCAAACTTTAAGCACTGCTGGAATCACAAACGGTTCTAAAATTATGTTAGTCGGTTCTACTTTGAACGACGTTTTGGCTGTGTCTTCAGTTAGTAAACAG GACGTTGTAGAAATGGAGAAAGCAGCCACGGTGAAGGAACCactttgtaaacaaaaaatccaCCGGAAAGTCCTAGACAAAGGTGTACCTGAAGATGCCATGCCCggaattaaaaacataaaa GAAGGTTTGCCCCCTTTGCCCCTGTCAGGAATGCTCAATAAGCACGGAGGCAAGGTTAGACTGACATTTAAACTAGAAAGTGACCAATTGTGGCTCAGTACCAAGGAACGTACTGAAAAACTGCCCATGGGATCAATTAAAAGCATAGTTTCCGAGTCAATTGAAGGGCATGAGGAGTACCACATATTG gGCTTGCAGTTAGGGCCTACAGAAGCGTCCAGATACTGGATATATTGGGTGCCTGCACAGTACGTGGACGCGATTAAAGACGCAGTTTTGGGCAAGTGGCAGTACTTCTGA
- the LOC664025 gene encoding uncharacterized protein LOC664025 → MNNNKHDKNVEEIKHIFLGLNREFVKSGLSTKELENACLPQCSKHTNSALFIVFLLLALLLATSYQYGLFTSAISYFLGVRCLVPNNYFIWEATRPVSNCNFCKDVHKPLILKNVTREEFAPYAYSSKPIVIKQAFLHWPAMKYFDFNFFKELYNSISDSYKSVDEECQFLHFKSNFISVRDVFEMSEARVQNKPGEKSWYVGWGNCHPQILAEMRKYYPKPHFLPEDCEIPSKEYVFMGYDDGATMHLDFINRLMWQAQLKGSKTWHLVPPPECEDVCSQFSFLVEPGDAVLVDTRVWYHGTQITPGQFSLSVQSEYG, encoded by the exons atgaataacaataaacacgACAAAAATGTCGAAGAAATTAAGCACATATTCCTCGGCTTGAACAGAGAATTCGTAAAGTCTGGCCTCAGTACAAAAGAACTCGAAAATGCTTGCCTGCCCCAATGTTCAAAACACACAAATTCAGCTTTATTTATAGTATTTTTATTGCTAGCGTTGTTGCTGGCGACTTCGTACCAATATGGACTATTTACAAGTGCCATTAGTTATTTCCTAGGAGTGCGGTGTCTAGTCCcaaacaattatttcatttgGGAAGCCACAAGACCAGTGTCCAACTGCAACTTTTGTAAAGATGTCCACAAGCCTCTTATACTGAAGAACGTGACGCGGGAAGAATTCGCGCCCTATGCTTACAGTTCAAAACCCATCGTCATAAAACAGGCCTTTCTTCACTGGCCAGCAATGAAATACTTCGATTTCAACTTCTTCAAAGAACTTTATAACAGCATATCAGACTCGTATAAGAGTGTAGACGAGGAGTGCCAATTTCTTCACTTCAAGTCAAACTTTATATCAGTTCGTGACGTCTTTGAGATGAGCGAAGCAAGGGTCCAGAATAAACCAGGCGAAAAATCTTGGTATGTGGGGTGGGGAAACTGCCATCCACAAATATTAGCAGAAATGAGGAAGTACTACCCCAAACCTCACTTTCTACCAGAAGATTGTGAAATTCCTTCTAAAGAATACGTTTTCATGGGATATGATGATGGTGCCACAATGCAC cttgattttattaatagactGATGTGGCAAGCGCAGCTAAAGGGATCAAAAACCTGGCATCTGGTGCCACCACCCGAATGTGAGGATGTTTGCTCACAATTCTCATTTTTAGTTGAACCTGGAGATGCAG tcTTGGTGGACACAAGGGTTTGGTATCATGGAACACAAATCACTCCAGGACAGTTCAGCCTTTCAGTTCAGTCAGAATATGGGTAG